GGGCATCGGAGCCGCACTCAGAGGGACCAgcttttgtatgaactttttggcatcCAAACCTTTCAAGACCGGGGGTGCCCCTGGTATTTGATCAATACGGGAGTTATAAGTCTCTGCCTTTTTGACATTATCCTCAATCTTATTTTCTCTGGACTCGATCCTCTTggtgagttcctcgagcatcCTTATAATGGTGGGGTCAGTTCCCGAGCCATTTTTGTTTGATCTTTCTGGCACCGGTTCAGTACGTCGAATATTCTCTGGTTCGACTACTTGGGGTTttattctgactttgaagttgagcaaTGGCAATTTGTTAagcttgtagcatctcgaatatcacttggaggatGATTCTTCCATATCTTGCACCTGGTATTCTTTGGCTACCAGATCTGACTTCCCTGCGCACACTTGCTCCGGGGTCTGCGCCTAGATCAGCATTCAAAGCAATGTATGAACTAACATCCATTGGTTCCCCATTTGGCACTTCCCCAGGGTTTATTGATGGTATATCAACCCTTGGAGCAACTATGTTGTCACTTTCTCCGTGGAACCCAAGATCTTCGTTGTCATGAACAAGTGCGTTTTGTGAGCTAGACATGTTTTATCCTTAAAtgaaagaatctttgacaagaacaagtgtgaaaacaacgtgtgttatgagaaacagtaatgaaataatcactattatctttagccccacggtgggcgccaaactgtttacctcgaaaatactagtaacaattaaacttgatttgtgattttaaagatacgtgatttagttcaataccaattaatattCAAAAAATGAAGTACATACCAGTAAATAGGTTAGTCTTGAACAATAAAGCAAGAACAATAAAACTAAAGGACAATTTTGATGAACAATGAGCAAAAAGGTAAAATAGTATATTCTTTGCAAATGATTAGATGacgtttacaaatgattggggtcccctttatatagaaggggagccctaaataaggtgaatttctatttacagtaaaaaATCTTATTGGGACAGTTGTATAACCGCCTAGTATGGATTTGTACtaattcgtacaaatctattctggaatttacgccatgatcGTGGGGACGTGGCGAGAATCTTGTCCTTTTGTAACAAACTCACAATGGCTCTATCTCGGACTCGGTCATATTTGGCTCTGATATTCCTCGAACACTTAGGTCTTCAAGCCTCTTATTCTGCCTTCGAGCTTGGACTTGGTCTTTATCGAACTTCTACCCTTGGTACGACATCTCGAGCCTACTAAATCGGGGGCACCTGATTTCTCCGCATACATGGTTACAAGgtaacaagtaattaaactcaaaatcctaatTCTCAAACCTGTTATACTACTCCTATTGAACTAAACTATTTCCAGCATATTCACTGgtaagacacaaagtattctagcgattataagcagaaaactacaatgtattgaatatgtttcctttcgtatgatttaaatttatattttcgaatgtttaatcttctatagactttattcttaaGTCCCTACTTGCTTAATATCTTTCCGTTTGTGTGATTTATATCTTCTTTGTCTTTGCTTAGTTTCATTTACGCTTGACAGATTTATACTCTAGTCATCTTTCATGTTTTCTTATTCACCACCttttaaatagtaaaaatatcTAGAGAATTTTGCTAAAtacgtatgttattgcattctgcTTCTACTAGTGACTTTTAAATGACCTTTATAAAAATAACGAAAATTTACCAAACTGTACCGATACCGAAGAAAAACCAACATGATTGGTACGATTTCTAAAAGTCTAAATTTGGTTAtatataatagaataaccgaaaaattaatatggtacaaattttataaaataactggTCGAACTGAATCATTGACACCCCTAAAAAAGTTGAGGCACATGCACCGAGCACAAAATAGAAAGTAAAAAAACTAATTCAGTTTAAAGAAGAATTATTTGTTCGGAGAAGGGTAAAAAATACCCATTTACTAAGTGAAAGGGATCATTTATACCCTCCGTTATACTATCAGTCCATTACAACTCTTAACGTTATAGAATTAGCACAAAAATACCCTTTTGCCGTCAGGGTCCTCCACTATAGCCAATATCATTCCACATGGCCTGATATGTTGCTGAGGTAAATGCCATTTGGCATGCCATCTCACCGTTCCAATCTCATTGCACCCTTTCCCCTCTTTTTCCTACAACACCACCTCCCCTTTACCTAACCACCGCCAAAAATAGACTGACAAGTCAATCAAAGACAACGGCCGAGTAGAACCAAGTTTTAGGAAATGCAACGCAAGGAAATAAGTGCTAGGGTGAAGTAAATATTGTTGCCGTTCAAGCAACTGGACAAGTAAATAAAAGCTTCGATTTATATAATTGCCCAATGTATAatgaatgatgaacaaatatgaaagaTTTCATCTTTGAACTAACCCATTAAAGACAAATAGAGTACATGTGATGTgactcctttcttttcttttggatgAGCACTGAGTTTTTTTCTGGATGAGAATTTTGGATGGGGTTTTATTCTGAATGAGAATTTTGTTTGAATTGGACCAACGTCAGCCCAACAATTGATTTCCGATCTCCGAAATACTCTCCAGTATTATATAGCACAGTGTATGCATTTTCCTGACACGCATTTTGATCTTATTCAATTCAATTAAAGATcaattattttgtatttttgagaATTTAACATAAATTTACAAGAAAATTATAGAAAACCCACACAGTACTTTACATGTATAGCTATTATTGAAAAAACAAATATAATGAATCTCATAAAATTAAGTATATCGATACAGAGGATGTTGGGTTGTGGAAATGGACCAGAAAGTTGTTTAAAATTTTGAGTCTTGATGATTTTGTAAAATAAATAGATTTATGGCGAACGTAAGGGAACTATATAATAATGTTCAGAACAAGGATATTCAGGAGGTGGTGTTggagaaaaaaaaattgaggggGAGTAAAATAGAGTTGCGTGGTGAGGTGCCACATGGCATTCACCTCAGCAAAATGTTAGGCCATGTAGGATGATATTGGCCATGGTGGAGGACCCTAACggcataggggtatttttgtacCTATTCTATAACGGCAAGGGTTGTGATGGACTGATAGTATAATGGAGGGTATAAATAATCCTTTTCACATAGTAAAGGGGTATTTTTGACCATTTTCCGTTATTTGTATACCTCCTCGGTATCTCCTTATGCAAAAAAGCTTTAAAGATGGTGGACGCTAATCAAAGATTTTAGGACAAATTTGCGTCATCATTAAAGATTCTTAGTCACATAGTTCGAActcttttttgaaaaaaaaaatgtatatTATGATTAACAAGAAGTCACTCGATGTTCTACAAATTAACAAGATATAAAGTGTGTAAATAACTGGCTATGATCATAAATTGGAaaaataattttagtattttatGATTTTGTGAGCATACATTTCAAACACTTCATCAAATTGTCTTCGTGAGACAAGAAATGTAAACCTTTGGAAAGCTAAATCAAAACAGACCCAGAGAGTAATCCACAAGCCAGACCATCCAAAGTAAGACATAAAGTGGTGTTGGAGCTACCAATACACAACTGCAGATTCTGCTCACAAAGTTACAAAATCGCCAAGAAAGAACAACTAAAACCTGAAGTCCTTACATTCCCATTTCGCGAAATACATCTGGAGACACTTAAAGGTGACATCATTTTTTATTTAGACATCTAAAGTAAAGTTTTGAGCACTTATACTATactaaacttgttccaattaggtattttttttaacaattagcCAAACTTACAAAGTGTGTGCAATGCACGCACAACTGACATGGCGAATGACAAAAAAAAAGGACATAtcattttgagttttaaaaaaaaaaagaacctaTTTAAAATCTATTtagtaaacaaaataaaataacattctcaaaaagaaagaaaaaaactttAATTTACACCCAATCCGAAAATGACACATTATTAACAAAAGAAAAGACGAAAAAAGGACACATTGTGTTCTTGAAATCATTGTTCTTGGTGTTCTTCACTATCTTCATGTCTCTTCTTGTTCCAACCACGATTTTAATCCAAAATTTCAAGAGAAACTCCTTCAAATTTGTTATAACTTCAACTAAAGATTTCCTACCAAGACTCGAAGACAACCTCAATATTAATTTCTCAATTTTTCATCAAATCAAGTAACCCATTTTAAGCCTTCAAACTTTCTTAAATATCCAATAAGAACACCCTTTTACCTTACCTTGTCAAAATCCAATAAGAGCACCATTAACATGAAGGCTACACACAAGGAAAACTTGTGAGCTTGGAAAACAAACAATCCGTCAAATGAATGACTTACAAGGAAAACTAGAACAAAAGGTCAAATAAAAGTTAGGGCTACAGGATTTCCAAATCCAAGCTGATTTGAACAAAGCTATAGATATACGCAGCAAAGAAATGCAGAGCATTCCACAAGAAAAAAATATGTGGATATGAGAAAAACAACCATAGGATACTAAGAGTCGCAGAATTTATAGCCTTACATGCAGCTTATGTATCCAACCAACCATCATAATAATATTGAAGAAGGCAAGCTGAACAAACATGATCAGATTGAACTTAATCATATAAAATTGAACGAGAATGAGAAACTTGCACAGCTACTTCAACATTCTATAATGATAAAAAAGATAAAACCCACCAAGAACAACAAAACAGAGCATCAAGTAACTGAACAATAATCATTCTCAGTAAGAATAGCTCGAGCTGCAAAGAATAGAGGCAGCTTAATACCTGGTTGAACTGTAAAACAGTCCTATCAAATACTAGAAACTAAAAAGGATGATACAAGCAAGAATTGTTACTACAATTACCAACAGGATTTTATTTGCTTTGAAGAGAAGATATGCATTTGCAGAACAGTCATTGACAGCATTTTTTATCACATTATCAACAAATTCCATATGTTTTTTAACAATCAAAGCATAGTTCTGCTATTGCCATCGCAAATTACTCTTAAAATACCTTCTTTTCAAAATGAGGACACCCAATAAATACCAATAAGCAAAAAGGAACTGCAATATAAACAAGATTAAACAGAGCAAGTGCAAAACAAATTAGGAAATGGTCTGTTTTACTTGATTGTATAACGAGGAATTACAATATCCAGACCTTAGCAACAGAAATTAAAGTACCCTAGCTTAAACCGACCACTAACACAAACAGAAAGCACAAACATGAAATCTACAATCACTAACAACAAAACACTATAAACCCTAACCCCCAATATTTAACCTCCAAATCCGTACAAGGTCCTTCCCTGCCTCTTGAGAGCGTACACAACATCCATAGCAGTAACAGTCTTTCTCCTAGCGTGCTCAGTGTAGGTAACAGCATCACGAATCACATTCTCCAAAAAGATCTTAAGCACTCCACGTGTCTCCTCATAAATCAACCCAGAAATACGCTTGACACCACCCCTACGAGCAAGCCTACGAATAGCTGGCTTTGTAATTCCCTGAATGTTATCTCTCAGCACCTTCCTGTGCCTCTTTGCTCCTCCTTTGCCCAATCCCTTGCCTCCCTTTCCACGTCCAGACATTTTTCAGAAGCTTCAGAGAGAggaaattgaaatttaatttctAGGGTTTTGAATTTAAAAGAGAGAAGTGAACTTTGATTGTTTTGATGAGATGAAATGACTGAGTTTGTTGTTATTTATAGCTGCTGGTTTTGGGGATCGGATTTTTGAAGTTGTGGAAAAGGTTAAATCGTGACCGTAAGTTTTTTGGGGCTTTGAAAAGAAAATCGACGGTTAAGACTATCGATCCGAGTGAAAGGATCAACGGCAAGAAGTGCTTTTTTGTGTGTTGACACGGATTGTGCTTTTTGGCTGAGATAGACATTGTACTTTTGGCGGGGTTACGGAAAATTGTATTTTGGAGTATGAAAACGAAATGTGATTTGAACGTCGAAAATTTAAAGAGCATGATTAAACTTTAGGCGGTCAAAACTTGGATTAGTTTATAAATATCGAGGTTTTTTATTGTTTATTTAATCTAATAAGTAAAATTTACCTTACTATATTAAGCTAAAAAATGACCTGATTATATACTACTTATGTTTCTACCATGTTGAGAAAATTAGATTATCTCCTTTTTCTTGTAGAAGGTGGATTTATCGTAGATCAACTCTTATAATTGACCTTTTTATTAATTTCATTTGGCTCTATAGCGGAATTACCTATTTTAATTTACGTAGTTATCTTGGTTTACCTTACAGTGCAAAATAGCAATTAGTGTTTTTTGAAAAATGGGAGCGGGAGCCTGGGCTCTTTACCcgtgaaaaatggaagaaattcaaaaatagtcagatttacaaatggtcattcaaaaatagccacaattttaaaaataatcgaaatttagccacttttcatgtaaagataaatctgaacgaaaacattgttcaaaatccggaaaaatactccagcataatatacaggAGTTCAGTATATACTGAAACTCCAGCCTtatatgctggagttctagtataatataccggtccagcataatatattggagtttggagcaccggtgctccagtctctagtatattatactagagccagcataatatgctggaagttcatacacaggtgcacggaactccagtatattatgctggaccgatctctATTGCATCAAAATAGTAGttatttttcaaagatttgaCAAATATTGATTATTTTAACGTGAAAAGTGGGCATAAGGTCCACGAATCGTTAactttttgtactttatatatttaaaaaattggtataaaaaataatatagaaaatacattaaaattataaaactagaaAGTTAAATAAAGTGTTCAATGCATGGAATTAAGGATGTTTCTAATACCAACACTAGTTCCCTTCCCGGTGAGGAAGTAGCCTGGGAAATTAGGGTCTGTATGatttatttttttgataattaATCACTTTTATATTAATCATCGATAAAACTGTACAAAATCATAGCATCACTTACACAGCTAGCTATCTCATTACAGCTCTATCATCTATGTCATAGGATCCTCTATACACTCAAACAAAAACATTATTATGTACTAAACTCTGATGTTGCATATGTATGCTACCTCACGAGCAATAGTAATCCAGTCTCGTGTCCTTTTCAAATATCCTATGATTTTTCTCATTCCAAATTGCATGTGCTATTTCTGCATATACCAATCAAAATATCTTTGCTCTTTTGGTCTTGCCTTTAGCATGTAGCAAACTCCATTCAAGATGCTGCTCCCAGTTCTGTGTACTTTTATAATCATGTTGCATCAATTGCATAATCTTCATCCACGGGTTCTTGGTATACTCACAAATGATCACAAAGAGATGATCTTTATTCCTCATGGTTGTGGCATAAAGTGTATTGGGTATCCACTGCCATTCCCCAGTTTGTCAATCTATCTGTGGTGGGAAGTCTTTCATGTAGTAACATTCACATGGTAAACTGCGCTTTAGGTCTCGCAAAGTTTTGAAACATTAAGCATTTCCATGACACTCGAGGCCTTTGTCCCAGTAACTGTAGATAAATGTGTCTAGTCATACTAGAACCCTGCTTGTGCCTCTGTACCAGATTCCAATATGTTCTAGCATTGAAAATTTGTCTGATCATCCAGCAAACTTGTTTAGGAGCTGGCATTTGCAAGAATT
The Nicotiana sylvestris chromosome 11, ASM39365v2, whole genome shotgun sequence DNA segment above includes these coding regions:
- the LOC104241260 gene encoding histone H4, encoding MSGRGKGGKGLGKGGAKRHRKVLRDNIQGITKPAIRRLARRGGVKRISGLIYEETRGVLKIFLENVIRDAVTYTEHARRKTVTAMDVVYALKRQGRTLYGFGG